One Sphingomonas sp. SUN039 genomic window carries:
- a CDS encoding ECF-type sigma factor has translation MQDKDSRDTMLSELYDELRAAASRMLRYDAPQLTLQPTELANEAALRIVRLEKMSWNDRQHFFATGARIMRQAMIDAIRSRKRAKRQAPTIFFDGDADHAGVDVESLDAALTKLEGVSPELAKIVEMRFFVGLKPDEIALVLGSSESTVKRRWQTARLWLADELQEPQ, from the coding sequence ATGCAGGACAAGGACAGTCGGGACACGATGCTGAGCGAACTCTACGACGAGTTGCGCGCCGCCGCGTCGCGCATGTTGCGCTACGACGCACCGCAGCTGACGCTCCAGCCGACCGAACTCGCGAACGAGGCGGCGCTGCGGATCGTCCGGCTCGAAAAAATGAGCTGGAACGACCGCCAGCACTTCTTTGCGACCGGCGCGCGGATCATGCGGCAGGCGATGATCGACGCCATCCGCAGCCGCAAGCGCGCGAAGCGACAAGCACCGACGATCTTCTTCGATGGCGACGCCGACCATGCCGGGGTCGATGTCGAATCGCTCGATGCGGCGCTGACCAAGCTCGAGGGCGTCTCGCCCGAACTCGCCAAAATCGTCGAGATGCGCTTTTTCGTGGGCCTCAAGCCCGACGAGATCGCGCTTGTGCTCGGCAGTTCGGAATCGACGGTGAAGCGGCGGTGGCAAACCGCGCGGCTGTGGCTGGCCGACGAACTTCAGGAGCCGCAATAA
- a CDS encoding serine/threonine-protein kinase: MSTDADALRIVEAALGLDDPQARAALIVAECGGDAGLRTRVEELLSREGGDFRLLPTESFIRPLSIVDSIPERIGPYRVTGEIARGGMGAVVKAERDDGVFAQTVAIKLIRGDLASPRAQARFAEERRILARLSHPGIVRILDGGDADGRPWLAMDFVDGVAVTEALDARGADRAARLDAVETVCDAVAYAHRNLVIHADIKPSNVLMTADGRVHLLDFGIARLIVGLDPDESGDPYPLTKGYAAPERGVGVAPTIASDVFSLGVLMLAMLGVAVPGPDTVHVPGTRLPVGQLDGDLAAIAGRALREQPGDRYPDVAALLSDIRRHRAFVPVAARDDAGWRYVASRFVRRHRRGLALTALVGLALVATTVVSTVQYVRAERARAEADARFFEVRKLAHFMLTELSDDLSDAPGTVVARARLAEVSGRYLERLAAVRDAPADLRFDTAQGYRRLASLLGLSGTASLGRPADAARALNAAQDLLDTLHREQPGDAQVNEELGWVASARWTLAKDGRDDRWNEVAAAAFDKSLAAQPERASALLGRLTVEKNRGFARTTSDRPKEAIAVLDAALARLRASALKTALPREAKLLESGLLERLGDARYYADDIPGALAAYRASAAIIDAALARTPSSLWTEKQGGAAFNISSTLADMKGRESEAHAIAAKGIADLRRYLAFGPDAALEMRLLILLGEDSILLQALGRTGEAASTSREGVALRERRLAAAPSDPTRRRDLAVAMANHAAIVAAAGSRAEACAVARRGQNLWTSIRTSGALAERDARIDIPRINQAVDRYCGS; this comes from the coding sequence ATGTCCACCGATGCAGACGCGCTGAGGATTGTCGAGGCCGCACTCGGCCTTGACGATCCTCAGGCGCGCGCCGCCCTCATCGTGGCCGAATGCGGCGGTGATGCGGGGCTGCGCACGCGCGTTGAGGAGCTGCTCTCGCGCGAGGGCGGCGATTTCCGCCTGCTGCCCACCGAAAGCTTCATCCGCCCGCTGAGCATCGTCGACAGCATCCCCGAGCGCATCGGCCCTTATCGTGTCACCGGCGAAATCGCGCGCGGCGGGATGGGTGCGGTGGTGAAGGCCGAGCGCGACGACGGCGTGTTCGCGCAAACGGTCGCGATCAAGCTGATCCGCGGCGACCTCGCCAGCCCGCGCGCCCAGGCACGCTTTGCCGAGGAACGCCGCATCCTCGCGCGCTTGTCGCATCCCGGCATCGTCCGCATCCTCGACGGCGGCGACGCCGACGGGCGGCCGTGGCTGGCGATGGATTTTGTCGATGGGGTGGCCGTGACCGAGGCGCTCGACGCGCGCGGGGCGGATCGCGCCGCGCGGCTCGACGCGGTGGAGACGGTGTGCGATGCGGTCGCCTATGCCCACCGCAATCTGGTGATCCACGCCGATATCAAGCCGTCGAACGTGCTGATGACCGCCGATGGGCGGGTGCATCTGCTCGATTTCGGGATTGCGCGGCTGATCGTCGGGCTCGATCCGGACGAAAGCGGCGACCCCTATCCGCTGACCAAGGGCTATGCCGCGCCCGAACGCGGTGTCGGGGTCGCGCCGACGATTGCCAGCGACGTGTTCAGCCTGGGCGTGCTGATGCTGGCAATGCTCGGCGTGGCGGTGCCGGGGCCGGACACCGTCCATGTGCCGGGGACGCGCCTGCCGGTCGGGCAGCTCGACGGTGATCTGGCGGCGATTGCCGGCCGCGCGCTGCGCGAGCAGCCCGGCGACCGCTATCCCGATGTCGCGGCGCTGCTGTCCGACATCCGGCGGCACCGTGCGTTCGTGCCGGTTGCGGCGCGCGACGATGCGGGCTGGCGTTATGTCGCGAGCCGGTTCGTACGGCGGCACCGGCGCGGGCTGGCACTGACCGCGCTGGTCGGGCTGGCTCTGGTGGCGACGACAGTGGTCAGCACGGTGCAATATGTCCGCGCGGAACGGGCGCGGGCGGAGGCCGATGCGCGATTCTTCGAAGTGCGAAAGCTCGCGCACTTCATGCTGACCGAACTCAGTGACGACCTGAGCGATGCGCCGGGCACGGTGGTCGCCCGCGCGCGGCTGGCGGAAGTGTCGGGCCGCTATCTCGAACGTCTGGCAGCAGTCCGCGATGCCCCCGCCGACCTTCGCTTCGATACCGCGCAGGGCTATCGGCGGCTGGCGAGCCTGCTCGGGCTTTCGGGCACGGCAAGCTTGGGGCGACCGGCAGACGCCGCTCGTGCACTTAACGCAGCGCAGGACCTGCTCGACACGCTGCACCGTGAGCAACCGGGCGACGCCCAGGTGAACGAGGAACTGGGCTGGGTCGCCAGCGCGCGCTGGACACTGGCGAAGGATGGACGCGACGATCGCTGGAACGAGGTCGCCGCGGCAGCTTTCGACAAATCGCTGGCGGCGCAGCCCGAACGCGCGAGCGCGTTGCTCGGCCGCCTGACTGTCGAGAAGAACCGCGGGTTTGCGCGCACGACGTCGGACCGGCCCAAAGAAGCCATCGCGGTGCTCGATGCTGCGCTGGCACGACTGCGCGCGTCGGCGCTCAAGACCGCACTGCCGCGCGAGGCAAAACTGCTCGAATCCGGGTTGCTGGAGCGGCTGGGGGACGCCCGCTATTACGCCGACGATATTCCCGGCGCGCTGGCGGCCTACCGCGCTTCTGCCGCAATTATCGACGCCGCGCTCGCCCGAACGCCTTCGTCGCTCTGGACGGAGAAGCAGGGCGGGGCGGCCTTCAACATTTCAAGCACGCTGGCCGACATGAAGGGCCGCGAGAGCGAAGCCCATGCGATCGCCGCAAAGGGCATTGCCGATCTGCGGCGCTATCTCGCGTTCGGGCCGGATGCCGCGCTCGAAATGCGTTTGCTCATCCTGCTGGGAGAAGACTCGATCCTGCTGCAGGCACTTGGCAGAACCGGCGAGGCCGCATCGACGTCGCGCGAGGGTGTTGCCCTGCGCGAACGACGACTGGCCGCCGCACCTTCGGACCCCACACGCCGACGCGATCTTGCCGTGGCGATGGCCAATCATGCGGCGATCGTCGCGGCGGCGGGGAGCCGCGCGGAGGCATGCGCGGTGGCGCGGCGCGGGCAGAACCTCTGGACTTCGATCCGGACGTCGGGTGCCTTGGCCGAACGCGATGCGCGGATCGACATTCCAAGGATAAACCAAGCGGTTGACCGTTATTGCGGCTCCTGA
- a CDS encoding S-layer family protein has product MTRISALCLSVAVAALLVPASAWADCVTTTAVDGTVTITCGNTTTTVATNTSGTNAGTTANRHQFTAPINVNIASGTTISGFGLDVVGPLSGPLVTNNTGPVTITNNGTIGHTAANANEALPRDGLSVTSSGGLITYLGNGTVTTNSTAALATALVLNAAGTSRIMVGTQAAPISGTFSGIAGIDLYSLNRGIDAWFAGGTITATGVNTGAVALALDGGADVNLTMTGQTVVTGGIAASIFNGNDVALSSASTLNLTTNALITNTYSAGTGIAASGRGGGTNVTLTSGGSVTVANIGVLLRPDTGVARFTTAAGTTINQTGTTGALRNGVWFNPLNNGALIADLSGTINATGTGMLLSMGNGNASVTIRSGSSVSGDTAGIVVSRTAGATGVVDILNLGTITSANTAADFDGTLRIGDGNFAGTISGNIVNRGSLIFNRADQTTYGGVISGTGSLTKQGGNFGSGLRLTGANTYTGLTTIATGAQLILGNSTGGQNGSINGTSGVVNSGRLTFDEATAVTFSRQVSGSGEVFVQGTGAVTITSAQSYTGSTGVIGRLNIGAGGSIASSSSVGLLNAASELDISSGGNQTVQQLGGSGFVTLGSNTLTNLEPGNFVSIYSGNIRGAGNLIVDGTGSLVLDGTNSYTGTTTVRAGTLWVAGSTASSSLTTVASGATLAGNGTVGNTVVNGTLSPGIYTPTGTLTINGNLVFNAGSTFRVDVGATQAATDRVLVTGTATLAGSVSAFAVGGVFTSGSYTLLTANGGRTGTFSPLSTNPNATAALRYDANNVYLDINSSPTDSFTDATRQSLVFNAATVATNRSTAFSTQIVGRLLGGAPLYDQTFAAAFASTAVQNGVTAARAAITTAGGPGVIIGSPTRTASTTTSTAVTGTSTYSLAGPGVQTLNTVITIGPATVQVGALSTCNVSSLPSSTRPTCTTGGTSYVVGESENNFNTITTTTYTINETRTDTVTETLRETYELNGQVVAVGSVHAEVQSGLFDLGGRLLGRLGRVEAGSAGWADVYGFRVNQGARRAALGIAGGVGIGVAPGLTLALGIDRGRIDMDVAGALETGRVELTEIGAALRFDSGPFAASLALVQGFGNANTRRTIIGSSSARYDVRVTGVALDLGYAIESGGWTLRPEAGIDWVRLSTSAFTETDTLGLVVGGTSTRQVRATAGLSVGRDFGSFSLSARARYLAVLEGSARNVPVAFALAPTRSLTMSAPGEPNGVLLGARVGVPVGKRASLGFGYDGRLGGGYTSHTATASVRVAF; this is encoded by the coding sequence ATGACACGAATTTCAGCGCTTTGTTTGAGCGTGGCGGTGGCGGCGTTGCTGGTGCCGGCGTCGGCATGGGCCGATTGCGTGACGACGACGGCGGTCGACGGCACGGTCACGATAACCTGCGGCAATACGACAACGACCGTCGCTACCAACACCAGCGGCACCAACGCAGGAACGACTGCCAATCGCCACCAGTTCACCGCGCCGATCAACGTCAACATTGCCAGCGGAACCACGATCAGCGGCTTTGGCCTCGACGTTGTCGGTCCACTGTCGGGTCCGCTAGTGACCAACAACACCGGTCCCGTCACGATCACCAACAACGGCACGATCGGCCACACGGCGGCCAATGCCAACGAAGCTTTGCCGAGGGATGGTCTGTCGGTGACAAGCAGCGGCGGACTGATCACCTATCTCGGCAACGGCACCGTCACGACCAACTCTACGGCTGCACTGGCCACCGCGTTGGTATTGAACGCCGCAGGGACTTCCAGAATCATGGTGGGGACCCAGGCCGCCCCCATTTCCGGCACGTTCAGCGGGATTGCCGGGATCGACCTCTATTCGTTGAATCGCGGGATCGATGCGTGGTTCGCGGGCGGCACGATCACCGCAACCGGCGTAAATACGGGTGCAGTCGCGCTCGCGCTCGACGGCGGGGCTGACGTCAACCTGACAATGACCGGCCAGACTGTTGTAACGGGAGGAATCGCCGCCTCGATCTTCAACGGAAACGATGTCGCACTGTCGTCGGCGTCGACTCTCAACCTGACCACCAACGCGCTGATCACCAACACCTATTCTGCCGGAACGGGCATTGCCGCATCGGGGCGTGGAGGCGGAACCAATGTCACACTGACCAGCGGCGGATCGGTCACCGTGGCGAATATCGGCGTCTTACTTCGCCCCGATACCGGGGTCGCTCGCTTCACCACCGCCGCAGGCACGACCATCAACCAGACTGGCACCACCGGCGCCCTCCGGAATGGCGTATGGTTCAATCCCCTCAACAACGGGGCGCTGATTGCCGACCTGTCGGGCACGATCAACGCGACGGGGACGGGCATGCTGCTGTCCATGGGCAACGGCAACGCCAGCGTGACGATCCGAAGCGGGAGCAGCGTCAGCGGCGACACGGCGGGGATCGTGGTGAGCCGCACCGCCGGGGCGACCGGCGTGGTCGATATCCTCAACCTGGGCACGATTACATCCGCCAATACCGCCGCCGATTTCGACGGCACGCTCCGCATCGGCGATGGCAATTTCGCCGGCACGATCAGCGGCAACATCGTCAATCGCGGCAGCCTGATCTTCAATCGCGCCGACCAGACCACCTATGGCGGCGTCATTTCGGGGACCGGCTCGCTGACCAAACAGGGTGGCAATTTCGGCAGCGGCCTCAGACTGACCGGAGCCAACACCTATACTGGCCTGACCACGATCGCGACCGGGGCACAACTTATTCTCGGCAATTCGACGGGGGGCCAGAACGGGTCGATCAATGGCACGTCGGGCGTCGTCAATAGCGGGCGGCTGACCTTCGACGAAGCAACAGCAGTGACGTTCTCCCGACAGGTCAGCGGGTCGGGGGAGGTTTTTGTGCAGGGCACCGGCGCTGTGACGATCACCAGCGCGCAAAGCTACACGGGTTCGACCGGGGTGATCGGCAGGCTCAACATCGGAGCTGGCGGCTCGATCGCCAGCAGCAGCAGCGTCGGCTTGCTCAACGCCGCCTCCGAGCTCGATATCTCCAGCGGCGGCAACCAGACGGTCCAGCAGCTTGGCGGGAGCGGCTTCGTCACGCTGGGCAGCAATACGCTGACAAACCTCGAACCCGGGAATTTCGTGAGTATCTATTCAGGCAATATCCGGGGCGCGGGCAATTTGATCGTCGACGGGACGGGAAGCCTGGTTCTGGACGGCACCAATAGCTACACCGGCACCACGACCGTCCGCGCCGGAACGCTCTGGGTCGCGGGATCGACCGCCAGTTCTTCGCTGACCACCGTCGCCAGCGGCGCAACGCTGGCAGGTAACGGCACGGTCGGCAACACCGTCGTGAACGGCACCTTGTCGCCGGGCATCTACACCCCGACCGGCACGCTCACCATCAACGGCAACCTCGTGTTCAACGCGGGTTCCACGTTCCGCGTCGATGTCGGCGCGACGCAGGCGGCGACCGACCGGGTGCTGGTCACCGGCACGGCGACGCTGGCGGGGAGTGTGTCCGCGTTCGCGGTCGGCGGCGTGTTTACGTCGGGGAGTTACACGCTGCTGACGGCGAATGGCGGACGGACGGGCACGTTTAGCCCGCTTTCAACCAATCCAAACGCAACGGCAGCGTTGCGCTACGACGCAAACAATGTCTATCTCGATATCAATTCAAGTCCGACAGACAGCTTCACCGATGCGACGCGTCAAAGCCTCGTATTCAACGCGGCGACCGTGGCGACCAACCGGTCAACAGCCTTTTCGACGCAAATCGTCGGCCGTCTGCTTGGCGGGGCGCCGCTGTACGATCAGACATTCGCCGCTGCTTTTGCCAGCACCGCTGTCCAGAATGGAGTTACGGCGGCGCGAGCGGCGATAACGACTGCGGGTGGTCCGGGGGTTATCATCGGGAGTCCGACCCGCACGGCATCGACCACGACAAGCACAGCTGTCACCGGCACCTCGACCTATTCGCTTGCCGGTCCCGGCGTTCAGACGCTGAACACCGTGATCACGATTGGGCCCGCCACGGTCCAAGTTGGAGCCTTGTCGACTTGCAACGTCTCGTCGCTGCCCTCGTCAACGCGACCGACCTGCACGACCGGCGGGACATCCTATGTCGTTGGCGAAAGCGAGAATAACTTCAACACGATCACCACCACGACCTACACCATCAACGAAACCCGCACCGATACCGTCACCGAAACGCTGCGCGAAACCTATGAGCTCAACGGACAGGTCGTCGCGGTCGGCAGTGTTCATGCCGAGGTGCAGTCGGGGCTGTTCGACCTCGGCGGGCGGCTGCTCGGGCGGCTGGGGCGCGTCGAGGCGGGGAGCGCGGGCTGGGCCGATGTCTATGGCTTTCGCGTGAACCAGGGCGCGCGGCGCGCGGCGCTGGGCATCGCGGGCGGGGTCGGCATCGGCGTCGCGCCGGGGCTGACCTTGGCGCTCGGCATCGACCGGGGGCGGATCGATATGGATGTCGCGGGTGCGCTCGAGACGGGCCGGGTCGAACTGACGGAAATCGGCGCGGCGCTGCGCTTCGACAGCGGTCCGTTCGCCGCCTCGCTGGCGCTCGTACAAGGCTTCGGCAATGCCAACACCCGCCGCACGATCATCGGCAGTTCGTCGGCGCGCTACGACGTCCGCGTGACCGGCGTGGCACTCGACTTGGGCTATGCGATTGAGAGCGGCGGGTGGACCTTGCGGCCCGAAGCCGGAATCGACTGGGTACGGCTGTCGACCAGCGCCTTTACCGAAACCGATACGCTCGGGCTCGTCGTCGGCGGCACCTCCACGCGACAAGTGCGCGCGACGGCGGGGCTGTCGGTCGGGCGCGATTTCGGCTCGTTCAGCCTGTCGGCCCGCGCGCGCTACCTCGCGGTGCTCGAAGGATCGGCGCGCAACGTGCCGGTCGCGTTCGCGCTGGCCCCCACGCGATCGTTGACGATGAGTGCGCCAGGCGAACCGAACGGCGTCCTGCTCGGCGCGCGGGTCGGCGTGCCGGTCGGCAAGCGGGCCTCGCTCGGCTTCGGCTATGACGGGCGGCTGGGTGGCGGCTACACCTCGCACACCGCGACCGCGAGCGTGCGGGTGGCGTTCTGA
- a CDS encoding Abi family protein, protein MLPPYTKPHLTFAAQLGLLMQRGLVVTDQAKAIVHLQRIGYGRLTPYWQPFQQLVPDPNDTTRTIRSDNFLPGAEFRHAVDLYLFDKQLRLIFLDGIERIEVALRVDLAHALGKRDPCAHRSTAFLDTHRANQTMPRGGTRHQNWLIKADDAITRSKEDWVTEFFASYSSPVPIWMAVEAWDFGTLSWLLEMAHPNDRAAIAKRYGLLPNTLVSWIKTLAFVRNISAHHARLWNAGIINQPLVPKPFEARQLVHIGSNLERRTRVYGAAAVASYFVRRINPGTSWPSRMKAHWQAFPIMPFATPAQGGFLPNWNQETIWT, encoded by the coding sequence ATGCTTCCGCCTTATACCAAACCCCACCTTACTTTTGCCGCCCAACTTGGGCTTCTCATGCAGCGCGGGCTTGTCGTAACCGATCAAGCCAAAGCGATCGTTCACCTTCAACGGATCGGATACGGGCGGCTTACGCCTTACTGGCAACCGTTCCAACAGCTCGTCCCCGATCCCAATGACACAACACGCACCATCCGCAGCGATAATTTTCTACCCGGTGCGGAGTTTCGCCACGCCGTAGATCTCTACCTGTTTGACAAACAGCTCCGTTTAATCTTCCTCGACGGCATTGAGAGAATTGAGGTCGCGCTACGCGTCGATCTCGCGCATGCGCTCGGCAAGCGAGACCCTTGCGCGCACCGCTCTACCGCTTTCCTCGATACGCATCGTGCGAATCAGACGATGCCAAGAGGAGGCACGCGCCATCAGAATTGGCTAATCAAGGCAGATGATGCCATTACTCGGTCCAAGGAAGATTGGGTTACAGAATTCTTTGCTAGCTACAGCTCGCCCGTGCCAATCTGGATGGCCGTGGAGGCATGGGACTTTGGCACGCTGTCCTGGCTGCTCGAGATGGCGCACCCCAATGATCGTGCTGCAATTGCTAAACGCTACGGCCTCCTTCCCAACACGCTGGTGAGCTGGATCAAGACGCTTGCGTTCGTACGAAACATTAGTGCGCACCACGCCCGTCTATGGAATGCCGGGATCATCAATCAGCCCTTAGTACCCAAGCCGTTTGAGGCACGACAGCTGGTGCACATCGGTAGCAACCTGGAGCGTCGCACGCGCGTCTATGGCGCCGCGGCGGTGGCGAGCTATTTCGTAAGGCGCATCAACCCCGGGACCTCTTGGCCAAGCCGCATGAAGGCGCACTGGCAAGCTTTCCCGATCATGCCGTTCGCCACTCCCGCCCAAGGTGGGTTTCTGCCAAACTGGAATCAGGAAACAATTTGGACCTAA